The following nucleotide sequence is from Chthonomonas sp..
GTCCGAGCAGGCGATTCTGGATTCAGCGGCTCGGATCGACTTCGACCATTTCGTGCACCTGATGCAGGATGCATCGCAGTGGATCACGGACAAGCACCACGCGATCGGCGCGCGGCTCATGGCACTCCGGCAAGACCTGAGTTCGCGTTCAAAGGCAAAGGACGATCTGTACTTCCAGCAGGCGAACTACGCGAAAGAGCGGTTCTTCATCGTTTGGTACGGCGCATCGTATAACGGTCCCCAGACTTATCCGAACCAGCGCAAACGCATGGGTTATCGAACGAGCGCGTCTGGATTCCAGGGCATTCCGTTCGTAGAGAAGTTTCCGTACCCAGACGTCCAGGTATCGCCGTCGGAAGCGCAGTTCTTGGGCTACTTCCTGACCTTGGCTCTGCCCGAACCCGCCAAGACCGAAGGGCGCGACGCGCCGCGGTTTACGCTCAAGCTTGCGCCCATGGACTTCACGCAGAAGATGACTTCGAATAACGACACGTTGCGTGCAAAAGCACGCGACCTTGCGATGAAGAAGTCCGATCTGGAGCGCGAGATAACTGCGCTCGTTGAGAGTCCTTCAGACCTAGTGGCAAGGCTGGACGCGCTTGCGGACCGGCAAGCAGCGGTAGGGAAGAAGATGGTGAGTCTTGAAGATGACCTGAAGGTGATTCGCGATCTGGAAATGAAGTCGGCGGATGTTCGGGGACTCATCGAAGAGCAAGAACGACAGTGTCAGATGCGCAACGAACTCTTGGTAACTGCTGCGGATGGCGGCGCCGTGAAGCCGGGTGAATTCGAGACGCTTAGTAAGACGATCAAAATCATCGGCGAGGTGATCGACCAGAAGCTGCGCGGGACGCCCGCTGAAGGGCTGAGGAAGAAGTGGCTTGCTGGGATCGATAGCTTGCGCAACGAGTCGCTCCAAATCGACCAGATGTCGATCCAATTGCAGAATGCAGCCTTGGACTTGACTGCGAAGGTGGAAGGGAAACGAGATGAGCTGCGCGAGCTGGACAAAGAGTTGCTAGCCGTCATAGTCCACATTGAAACGCCGTACCCTGGTCTGATCGGCGTGTCAGTAGAGGGCGAAGGTCGTGAGGTGTTGCGAGCACGATCAGTGAATGCGACTGAAAACCTGGACGACATCGACGGTGAGATCGCGGCGATTGAGGAGGTGATCCAAGGCATGAAGGAGGCTCAGGCGGAGCGGAAGCATGCCTTCCAGCAGGCTGCAGCCGCGTCTGTTGCCTCGGGCAATCGCCTGGCATCAAAGATCATGGTGGTCGCAGTCGAGAAGGCGGCGATCGATGCTTGGTTCCACTTAATTGACTTCTCCGAAGCGTTTGCATCGGGTGGTTACGTCGGCCTCGCCATGTCGGTGGCTCAAAAGGAACTCGAAGCGAACATCATAGAGCAGATCATCCCAAAGTCTGATGACAAACCTGCACCGGGGTCCCCCGAGGACATCATCAACAAGGCTTACTCGCAGGCCGATCTGAGGGACGCTTTGACGTTGAAGAACGCCAAGGCCGTTGGGCTGAACCGGCTGTTCAAAGAGACCGGAACGCGATACGCGAAGGACAAAACGAACCAACTCATCGGGGCGTGGGTCCACGCGAGGATCGAGACGCCTCTTACGCTGTGGGCAACTTCGGCAAGGGCTGCCTCCTCCACGGCAGAGTCGTACGCTCGGCAGTCGAGCATGATCGCTGCGCTCGCGAAGGAAACTGAGGGCCTGGCGAAGGGCTACTCTTACATGCCGTCGCCGGCAGGACTCTCTCCCGAAAAGCTCGCGGAAGCGCGGACTAAGAAGATACAAAAGCTCAGTCTCGGCATCGCTCGGGACATTCTCAAGACGGGCATGAAAGCAGTCTGCGACCAAGAGCTCTTTTTGGCGTGGAAGGACTACTCCGAGTGTGTGCTCCTAGAGCGGCTCCGGTACAAGCCCTACATCATGGGACTTTGGCTGCGGCAAGATTCCTACGATGCAATCGATGAGCTGATGTTGCGCCGGGCTCAATTGACTTCAGGATTGACGACGGCCCAAGCGACGCTAAAGACTGAGTGGAGCGACGCTGTGAAATCGAATGCGGTGCTGACAATCACGCTCACCTTTAGCGGAGCCGAGGACATGAGTCGCCCGCTGCGAGTGTTTGTCGGGGGCGTCGAGGCGGGTAGGGTAGGACAGACATCGACCTTCCGAATCTCGGCAGGGAAATGCCAGCCCGGCCCGGATGGGTTCGTACCGGTACAGGTCCGCTAACGGGCTAGGATCGCGTCCCACCGCTGGCTCACTTCCGAGAGGCGGTGGTGAGCCCGAGGCGAGCTCGCTGGAAGCGGTGGATGCCGATGCAAACACCTGGACACGGCGTTAGGGTGGTCGCGAGCACCGATGAATAACACCCGGTCAATGTAGTTTCTGCTTCGCGACGGTTGTGACGTCGGACGTGGTTGGGTCAAATTCATTGACTATGCGCCTCGTCGCACCTGACTGCAGCGTAACGCCGACCGCCGCATGCTTCAAAGATCGTCTGAACCTCTATTGCGCCCCTACGCATAGGTCATGCGTCCGGTTCGTCAGTCTCGTCAACGGGGCAAGGCGGCACCCCTCCCGAAGGAGGAGTGCAGATGGAACCGCAAAGTAGCCGGATCTAGGAGCGGCGGCGCAGTGCCATCGCTCCCAGCGCAACCACCAAGAATGCTGCAGTGGCAGGCTCGGGCACCGCCTGTAACGAGTAGGCTCCGTTGAATGCCGTCTCGCCGTAGGCTCCTGGCCCAGCCTCGTTCGAAGCATAGTTCACCGTTCCGGCGTTGCACGCTGCATTCAATGTGAGTTCGTAGTCCACTCCCGGCATCAGCGAAACCATCTGGCTGAATGGCACATTTGAGAGTGCACCACTATTCTGAACTTCCGAATTGAAGAGGTAGCCGACCCCGGACCCGTACAACCGGAAGATCAGGAAAAACGAACCCATGGGCCCCGAAGGTTGATAGGCCCGATGAGCCGTCGTAATGATGCCACTCAGGTTCGCCTTGAACTGGGTCGCCGAGGAAACCTTAAACTTGATCGTCTGCCCAAAGCCCGAATCGGTCGCTTGACCGATGAACGAGTTTCCACCGCTTAGGTAGGTCGTTTTCGAGTGCATGGCAAAATTCGCACTGAAGCCGCTTGAGTTCAGCACCGTCGTTCCGGCTGCTTCGCCCAGGTGCTGGGTGGTGACGGCGTAATCAGAGCGAATCCCGGTAATGCTCGTGCTCACCGAGCCGCCAGCGGCGTTGGTCGAGGAGTCCTGATTGCTCTGCAAGATCGTCGTGTTTGTGTTGATGATGTTTGCGACGACACCAAAACCGTTACTCGTCAAAACCACTTGACCGTGCGCGAGTGTCCCAACACTCGAAAGTACTAAAAAAGGATAAATGTATTTTCCGCTCATTGGATTACCTCTCCACCAGGCGCAAGGTGCTCTCCCGGCAGTTACATGCTAAGCCGAGCCGCGGCACGCCGACCTGAGCATTCACGGAGAATCACGGAACTTCGTGAATCTGGAGGGCAATGTGCTCAGAAGCGCTTGTACACTGAACGTCGAGATGCCGTGCTGGAAACTAACTCTCTTCGGTGGGTTTCAACTCGTCGATCCTTACGGAGTGATTGTGCCAATCACGATGCGAAAGGCTCAAGGCCTGATCGCTATTCTCGCCACGTCTGCCGATCGCTCGCTCGATCGCGTCAGCTTGCAAGAGGCACTTTGGCCAGAGTTCCCCGTGGTCTCTCAGCAGGCGAGTCTGCGCCAAGCGCTCGCCCACCTCCGTAAGGTTCTGCCCCACGAGTTTGTGATCGCCAGCCGTACGGTCTGCCGCATTGCACCCGACATTCGACTTAGCTCCGATGTGTTCGAAACTGACCCTGAATCAAACGCTGTCTTCCTCCCTGAGTTTCCAGAACCGTGGTTCGAACGTCAGCGCCGTAAGTTCAGATTTGCAACCGGAGAACTCGATTCGCCTGCCCTGGAGCAGGGTGGGTCGATCGTGGATAGCGTTCTCACCTTGCTGCGGTGGTATGCGAATTCCGATCCCTCGAAGACTCTGACCCTATTGCGCGATCATGCCGAGATCGTCGAAGGGATTGCCCCCAAGGAGCTACTACCCATTGTTCAGGCCGGGCTTACAGCCACGGACCGCTCCAGTGGCCTCTATGGCTGGGGTTTGCACTGGAAAGGGGTCTGCCTCGGGGCGATGCAGAACATCGCAGATGGTGAGCCGTACATGATGGCGGCTATTCAGTTTGGCATCGAGCGGCAAGATGCCGAACTGCTCACCCGATCTTCCTGCACATTGGCATGCGGCTACGCCTTGTTGGGCCGAGCCGCGGGAGCGGCGCGCACCATGGAGCGAGTCCAAGGCTTGGCGGGAGGCCGATCCCCAAACGCGGCGATGGTCAGCACGGCCCGAGGAGCGTTGATGCACCACGCTGGTAACGCGGTGGAAGGAATTCGTTTGATTCAGCTAGCAGGCGATACTGCCGGTGTCTCTGCACCCGAGTGGAATCGGATCCAGGCTCTGTTGGCGGTCTTTCTATCGAGCGATATGCGAAACCGCGAGGCGTTGGAAGCGCTGCGGAACATCGAGGGGATCGGGTTGCAGTCCAACGATTCGCATATCTCGCTGCTCACGTTGCTGGCGCAGGGACAGACTTATCTGAACGAGGGTGCGCCGGAAATGGCGGTGAAGGTGCTGGCCGACCTGGCGCGCCGGGCCTCACGTTGTCTGAGCTTGCATTTGGAACTCTACGCGCGGGAGTCCCATGCACTAGCATCCTGGCGGATGGGCGATGGGGAGTCCGCCCGGCGCGAACTCCGCGCTGCAAACCGTCTCCGGCAGTCGTTGGGCCTAGGATTCACGCCCTGGGATACTGGCCGCCTGAGCGAACTCAGCCGTCCTGCTGGGACGTAGGGGCGGTCGGCAGCTGCGCATCGATTCAGGATTTCTGTTCGATTGAGGGTGTTGAGCGAGCTGCTGCGGTGTGAACTACACGCGGCCAACACATTGATGCCAAACCCTAGCCCGGAGTTCCTTATCCAGCCGCGACCTTATGCAGGAACATTCCGTGAGAACATGGACTCGGCACGGTCGGTTGGACTGGTCTCCACCCGTGCGGCTTCGATGCTCAAAGAGGAGACCAGTCGCCGATTCCAACAAGACTGCCTCTGGACTCACCGCGCTATCTTGCCATGAGCCATGTTTGCTACCTTGATTTATGAGCGGTGACGCCGCAGATTCTGTAGTTCCGATCCAGCATCAAATTCCCTTTGCATCGAGTCTCGCCAGGATTAGATCCACCGTGTTGGCGATGTGAGTCAGTGCAACGTGGTCGGCGTCGGCTTTCGCTTGGCGGCTCTGGTCCGCCTTGACCTGCGAGCGTTGTAGCGCGGGGAGCGCCCACCACTGGATCCATGAGCCCGAAATCACACCCAGTGTGATCTTCACGCTGTCGGACATGGGGATCGCCAGCAGCGGCACGATCAGTGCGATGTCAAACATGATCATGGACGCCAGGACGTGGTTCGCAAGCCAATCGAGGATCCGGTCGTTGTGATGCGCAAGCCAGCCTCCGCTCGCGGGAGGGTTGCGCAATGGGTGTACGACGTGCGCGTGCTCAATGACGATGCGGTCTGAAGTGCTCATCGACTGAACGTTACCGCACCTCGGGCGGGGCTCTACTTCTTCGTCATGACAAGGTCCATGCCGGTGACCCACTTGTCTTTGACCTGCATCTCCATCTTCAGTCCGATCTTCTTCTCAGATACCTTCCACATGGTTTCCCGAATGGCGGTCTTCATCCCCTCGGCCTCCCAGGGATCCGAGGTCAGGACGAGTTTGCCCTCGATCATGGTCCCGCGTGCGATACGTGCGGTAGGGGCAATGTTCGTAAACGCATAGCTGACGTACTGGGACTGGGCCGCATCCCAGCTGGTCATCGTCGTCTTGGTCAGCGTGAAATCATCCGACTTGTCGGTCGCCACTGCCTTCAAGAACATTCCGTCGTACGAGACGATCATGGATGACGCGATCTTTGTCTCCTTGGCCCCAAACTTGATCTTCGTTTCGGCTGACCAAGTGCCGATCATCCAGCCAAGATCCTTGATCTCCTTCGGAGCGGTCAGGTCTTCTGCGAGCGCGCTGACTCCCAGAAGCACACAAGCACTGGTCAAAGCGATCCGTTTCATAGACCGGATACTACCCATCTGCGAAGCAACCGGCTGTTCACACGGAGTAGAAGTAGGGAGGGGCTTTGCTCCGCAAGGGTTTATGAAACAGCACATCAGTATCCAAGAGTTGTCGGAGCGGATCGATCGGGACGCTACAGTTCGATTGGTTGACGTCCGGTCGCCGGGTGAATTCGCCGCGGGACACGTGCCCGGTGCGGTCAATGTTCCCCTTGAGGAACTCGGAACCCGATTGGTCGATCTGGGCACAGGTCCCATCGCACTACTGTGCCAGAGCGGCCAGCGCGCAGGGATTGCGTGCGAGCAGCTTGCTAACTTCGGGAAAGAACTCATGCTTGTCGAAGGCGGTACCAAGGCTTGGATCCAGGCGGGCAAACCAGTGGTCGCGACGACACGGACTCGCTGGAGCCTTGAGAGGCAAGTGCGACTGGTAGCGGGGTTACTTGTTCTAGTCGGCACCTTACTGGCCGCGCTTGGGCAGACGGGTTGGATCTATCTGGCAATGTTCGTGGGAGCTGGCCTCTCGTTCGCGGGAATCACCGACATCTGCGGCATGGGCATCCTTCTCGCCAAGCTGCCCTGGAATCGAAAAGCGCTTGCGCGGTCGTAAGGCAGGCATTGCGCCGATTTGAAGCCCACCAAGCCCTATGAGCATAGCTATACAGTGCGCAGAATAGGGTGGTTTGTGCTGATCTAGGCGCGACGGCCCGGCAGAGCATCATCAAAAAATAGTAGATGCAAAGCGCGAATCATCGGATAATATACTAGACGTATGTCTGTATTGAGTATCCAGCTACAAGGGCTGCTCGTGGGAGCTCATCAAGAGGGCGATGCTCCCGCCATCGTTGCGCTCGGAAGACAGCTCTTTGATCTCAATCTCGCCGCACAGAAGTCCGGTTTACGCGTCGGGATGAGTGTGCGGGAGGCACGCTCGCTTGCACCCGGGCTCTGCGTTCATGAGTACGACTTGAAACTCTATGAGCCCCATCGTCGTCGGTGGCTTGAGATCGCGAGAGACTACGCTGATATGATTGAATCGACCTCGCCACAGCACGCGTACTTGGACCTATCTGGACACCCCGACTCCGAATCGATAGCGCATCAGTGCGTCGATCAGATCGAACGGAAAGTGGGTTGCGAAGTGACTTCAGGGCTGAGTCCGACCAAATGGGTCGCCGGAGCGCTCGCGGCCACTCGATTACGCGTGATGCACCTCCCCGGTCTCGCGCTCGTAGGAGAGAAGGTGCAGGTGCTCGCTCCGGTCGAACCGAGGTCACGAGAGCTTCTCGAATTTCTAGGGTATCGGCGCGTGGGACAAGTGCAGCAACTCTCGCTCGCAACTCTCCGCTCGCAATTCGGGTCGGAAGCGATGCGAATACATCTTGCGGCGAACGGTGCACTTCATGAGCCCATCATCCCTAACTACCCCTTCCCGAGCT
It contains:
- a CDS encoding rhodanese-like domain-containing protein, with protein sequence MKQHISIQELSERIDRDATVRLVDVRSPGEFAAGHVPGAVNVPLEELGTRLVDLGTGPIALLCQSGQRAGIACEQLANFGKELMLVEGGTKAWIQAGKPVVATTRTRWSLERQVRLVAGLLVLVGTLLAALGQTGWIYLAMFVGAGLSFAGITDICGMGILLAKLPWNRKALARS
- a CDS encoding PEP-CTERM sorting domain-containing protein (PEP-CTERM proteins occur, often in large numbers, in the proteomes of bacteria that also encode an exosortase, a predicted intramembrane cysteine proteinase. The presence of a PEP-CTERM domain at a protein's C-terminus predicts cleavage within the sorting domain, followed by covalent anchoring to some some component of the (usually Gram-negative) cell surface. Many PEP-CTERM proteins exhibit an unusual sequence composition that includes large numbers of potential glycosylation sites. Expression of one such protein has been shown restore the ability of a bacterium to form floc, a type of biofilm.), producing the protein MSGKYIYPFLVLSSVGTLAHGQVVLTSNGFGVVANIINTNTTILQSNQDSSTNAAGGSVSTSITGIRSDYAVTTQHLGEAAGTTVLNSSGFSANFAMHSKTTYLSGGNSFIGQATDSGFGQTIKFKVSSATQFKANLSGIITTAHRAYQPSGPMGSFFLIFRLYGSGVGYLFNSEVQNSGALSNVPFSQMVSLMPGVDYELTLNAACNAGTVNYASNEAGPGAYGETAFNGAYSLQAVPEPATAAFLVVALGAMALRRRS